TGCCATTAAGTTCTTTATGTGGGCAGAAAGACACTTCTCTGTACTGCATATGACCAGTGGAATCTGTGAAGACCACAGTACTGCTGACGAAGCTCTCCGTTACACCTGGTGGCTATAAGATTATTTAGGAACAGCTTTAGTGTTCACATACGGGAAGGTTTTCAAACGTAGGTGGTGATGAAAGGCTTTGTCCATTTGGGTAAAAGGGTTTCACTTCATTCTGACTCTTATAACTCATCATGTCCATCTTCCACATCCGAGTCATCTTCCTCTGCATCATCAAGATCCAGATCCTGTGGAAAGATGCTCATTTTAATATGAAGTTAAATCAAGGTCATGCTTTAGTacaaatgaaatgacaagaatagCCTAAAAACACTTGATCTGGGGGTAACCGAATTCTGAAAAGTGCTTGTGTTGTCTGTTTTACAAGCACCCACCTGACCACAACTCAATGCATGTAGGAATTAATGACAATAGCTGGATATTCATTACCCTTCAAATTATGCAAATTGAAAGTGGAAACGCATCAATTAACAAAACGTTTTCCCACTGCGAGATGGATTTGTACAGTCAATTTGATAAAAGATATTCCACAAAACTGCAATGGAAACAGGTTTTGTTGAAGCATTGATCAAGGAAACGTGCATCTGCCCTCTTCAGATCTGGGCATCAACAAAGCAATAGTAATGGTTGACTAAATACACAATGGTTACAGTTTTTGCTGGGCAACAAAACAATACTGAGAATAAACGTTGATAAATTGTAAGGATGGTACTTACATCTgattcttcatcatcatctcctGCTGGTGCCCCACCATCTTTTCCTCCGCTCTCCAAAAACTTTGTAAATCCATCTAGTGTTCTCTCACCATTGTAGTCAATTACCTATAGGAATGAGAGAGAGCTTAATTCAAGTAAGTGTTAAATCATCATTTACCTACACAAACACGTCACtccaatcctgtatgactttattctgcAACAAACAATACTTTCAAAAACGTCGTTTACCacacaacactggcccccattgaatTCATTGTgtggacatttttaaaagatgtgTTTAACAGAAGTGCCATACACAGGTTTAATATGAAATGGGCGATCAAATGACAGATTTGGTACTAAATCTGAATGTTTATTGTTGCGTGTTGTCCCTCTTAGTCAGTAAGGTTGTTAGAAGATATTCCTAGTTTTGGTTGTTTTAGCAACATCAACGTAAGTGATTATGTACAGCCAGTCGTTGTGATCAGCTCAGGATGTCCATCAATCCAGAAAAGGCTGGTTGATTCTATGACATTATAATCTACTAAAACTAATCTCTTACAACTCACCGTACGGTCATCACCAGCAGGAAAGAACTTCAGAGTAGGGAAGCTATGTACTTTCACAGTTTCAATCTCATTAGCTGTGGAATCCATCTTGGCCACAATGATATCAGGGTTGTTTTGGAATTTCTCACCAAGTTGATCCCAAATGGGAGTCAGCTGCTTACAGTGACCACACCATGGGGCATCTGGTAAAGGTAAAGCATGGTCATAAATGCATTCCTAAGAGCATTAAATCCAATTTGAAGAAATGATTTAAACCAAGTATGCATTTTCGTTTTTTTCCCTCTAAATTCCAGAGCAATGTTTACCAACTAAATTTCATTTCACTGATTTCACATTGCTTTTGCACACTTTAGAGCAGTATAAAGGACTGTAATGTTACAGAAGCAccaaaattaatatgcagaaATGTGTGACCAGGAATATACCCAAACAAATACTTACAAAACTCCACAAAGACATTCTTGGCAGAGTTGAAAGCAATCTCCTCAAAGTTCTTGCCCACCAAGACCTTGACAGGGTTCTTATCCCAGTCTTCAGGAATGTCCTGACTCATCAGATGTGGCTGAAGAtgagataaaaaatattacagcacgcacaaacaaacacccaaTAACTACAAGTGCAATTGTATGCAAGCGAATGGTCAACCGATCGTTTTATTTAAAGTTCAAAGCAGTTCACATCTCATGGTCAAACAAGGTGCTTTTACACTCACTGTTTGATCTTGATAAAACATATCAAGTGACCAATGCTTTTCTTTGGCAAAGGCAAGGTTAAAACTAAAACTCGAGCAGTTCTCTTTACCTTTAGTTTTCCCTCTGTAAAGGCGTTGCAAAAGGCAATGATGTTCTCTGCTGTGATGTCAGGGGTGTCTGGTCTGTATTTGGTCATTTCTTCCTCTAGGGTGATGAGGCGGATCGCTGGGCACTCTTCCTTCTTAAGGCCAAAAAACTCCAAGATTCTCTGGTTATCATCCACATCACTGTCAATAAATATGAAGAGAATCTGTGGGGAATAAAGGAACAAGGTTAAACTACTTCATAGAATGCAGCTGTAATACTTGCAATGATGgatttatgttacattttgtaCAGCACATTTCACATTACAGTGATGTCATccttatataaaaatacttttaaatgtttgcttaaATGTAGACATACAGCCCATGTCCATAGAACTGAATCTTGATCTCATGTGGTACACTAAACCTAAAAAAGGCAAACATAAATTCTGCACATACCACGCAAAAATCGGTCAGCGAATAAGTTTTATAGTGTAGCACATGTGGGGTACAGTTTGGCAGGTGCATGAGACCGAGCCGGTtctttgtgtgaagtgtgtttgtcgTTGTGCTTGTTCGTGCGAGGTTAACTAATGAgacaaaactatttattttcattttgcaattGAAATGATTGAAATTTCTGGCTGCATCGAGTACATTGACTACAAGTTCATTATTGTCTAGATCCATTTATAAACGGTGGTAAACACTAAAGTATACTTGAATATTTACTATAGAGCTCCGGCAGTAACGTGAGCCATTCAGTTTACACCGCCCCCTGGCAGGCGAGGACAGCCCAGGAGCGAATATGAAATTGCGACATCATGAGTCTCACGGCGAAAGAGTACTTTAGACCTGTATATAGCAAAACTTGATTAAACGTAACTGGTCCCTATAGTGCCCTGGGgtgcttttaatgtttatcaAACAAACGATAAATTTTCTGACCTGCAGGATCCTAACATCCACAACTACCTCATCAACTTTTCATCGTTCTACTCGAGAGACTCTTTAAAAGCCTCAGCtgttaaatgtatgtaaattttGCAGTGGATAATCAACTAGAGTCTGCTGGCTTTTACCGGTTTGTGTTAGTTGCCCACTGCGATTGCTCACCTGGACTAGGTGAGTGCAGCTCTCATGTGTCTTGTTTAAGATGACATTAAGAAAGGACAAGAAAAACGTTGTCTGTCACCCACCTTTCCTTTGAAGCCTGCTGAGGCTTTCTTAAATTGTTCCATCTTTTCCTGGAAGTCTTCGGCTGTTTTGGGCACAAACATTAGAATGTGGGACTTGATTTCGCCTCCAAAGATTTTTGGAGCAGTctgaaaaaaaaagtgttatgtCAGGATCCATTATTCTCCCACACAACATCCAGGTTAAAATGCACTCAGTATGTCAAGGTAAACTTCATCTCATCTGTTATTTACATAACGAGgctgtaaaaaaaaagctttttgctAGCGTTTTACATACACAACACTTGAGGTGGGCGGAATGGCCAAAAATCTCTATTTCACGGTAACTATATATTTCATGAAACAATCTCCCATTATAATTCTATATCTTATAACTCATTTTTCTTAGATTGATTTAACTAATTATTTCAGATCATTTAAATGCTCACCATAGTTAAAATATAGGcaag
This DNA window, taken from Triplophysa dalaica isolate WHDGS20190420 chromosome 6, ASM1584641v1, whole genome shotgun sequence, encodes the following:
- the p4hb gene encoding protein disulfide-isomerase, whose product is MLKLLIVCALAAVAAADFPEEEDVLVLKKSNFDEVLKTYPNVLVEFYAPWCGHCKALGPEYAKAAGILKAEGSDIRLGKVDATEENELAQDFGVRGYPTIKFFKGGEKDNPKEYSAGRQAEDIVNWLKKRTGPAASTLSDVAQAESLIADNEVAVIGFFKDVDSDSAKAFIKAAEAVDEIRFGITSDDAVYAKLEISQDGVVLFKKFDEGRNTFDGEINKENLLNFIKSNQLPLVIEFTEQTAPKIFGGEIKSHILMFVPKTAEDFQEKMEQFKKASAGFKGKILFIFIDSDVDDNQRILEFFGLKKEECPAIRLITLEEEMTKYRPDTPDITAENIIAFCNAFTEGKLKPHLMSQDIPEDWDKNPVKVLVGKNFEEIAFNSAKNVFVEFYAPWCGHCKQLTPIWDQLGEKFQNNPDIIVAKMDSTANEIETVKVHSFPTLKFFPAGDDRTVIDYNGERTLDGFTKFLESGGKDGGAPAGDDDEESDDLDLDDAEEDDSDVEDGHDEL